The proteins below come from a single Magallana gigas chromosome 10, xbMagGiga1.1, whole genome shotgun sequence genomic window:
- the LOC117683769 gene encoding uncharacterized protein, with translation MAQKHRQPFPTGPVLSLWLIAKTHVQWTYHVAGLDLIRPHQHAQKVGDLKAETPGDVLPVLSTTSNVEQRQSHSFPIGPVLSLWLIAKTFVKWTYYAAELDLIRPHQHAQKVGDHKAETPGDVSPVLSTTSNAEQCLGLSYDSSLTTGQCRLSEKNVPGPGSCNTCRFFGKFCNSSGSNVVNPTTMPPTTSNDVTNQNNIESSNGVTTQSNILSSNGVTTTESNTSPNGATTMHNNHITVSTIISSTSDNNVTTQNNILSSNEVTTQNNILSSNDFATQNNMVSSKEVTTKNNILSSNDVTTTESNTFPNGATTIDNDTSPNDVSTLISNTSQNDATAQNNFMSSNDVTTRRNIMSSNGFTTVESNTSLNGATTVENNTSPFDLSTLISSTLHNDVTTQNNILSSNDVTTTELDMSQNGTTSKDTNTSQNVVDTTIRNTTHNDVTTQNNIMSSNDVTTQNNIVSNTFSTTKIDTSPNGTTTIHTNSSLNSVSTIISNTLHSDVTNKNNILSSNIIPTQNNIVSSNDVTTLNNIVSSNDVTTQNNIVSSNDVTSTESNASPDGATTIENDTSPNDLSSLISSTLHNNETTQNNIVSSYDVITKNNIMSSNDVTTTESNSSPNGATTIQNNTSPNDVSTIISNMLHNDVTTKNNIVSSNDVTTLNNIVSSNDVTTLNNIVSSNDVTRTESNTSQNGATTIHNDTSPNDVSSIISKTSHNNVTTQSNIETSNDVTTKNNIMSSNDVTNQINIVSSSTGITTESNKSLKGATTIDNSPNDFSTQISNTSHNDVTTQNRKMTSYDFTTQNNIMSSYDVTSTESNTSPNGATAIHNNTSPNDVSTIISNTSHIGVTTKNNIETSNGVTTQNNTVSSNDFTTQNNIETSNDVTTQKNILSSNDFTTKNNIMSSNDVTILNNILSSNDVTTQNNIVSLNEVKTQNNIVSSNDVTPLNNIVSSNDVTTKKNIETSNDVTIQNNIVLSNDVTTQNNNMSSNDITLTEISTSQNGSTTIQDNTSPNDVSTIISNMSHNDITTQNNVVYSNDVTTQNIILTSNDVTTQNITETSNDITTQNNIVSSNDVTTQYNIVSSNDVTKAESSAIPNGATTIHNDTSTNDVSTIISNTLHNDGTTQNAILSSNDITTAESNTSLNGDTSIDNNAPPNDVTTIMSNTLQTGVTIQNNIETSNDVTTKNNIVSSNVTTTESDASPNGATTVHNKTSPNDVSTIISNTSHNDITTQNNVLSSNDVTTQNIILTSNDVTTRNITETSNDVTTQNNIVSSNEVTRTESNTSLNGATTIHNDTSPNDVSTIISNTLHNDGTTQNKFLPSNDVTTAESNTYPNGTTTIDNNASPNDVTTIMSNTSQTGVSIQNNIETSNDVTTKNNTVSSNVTTTESNASPNGATTVHNNTSPNDVSTIISNTSHNDITTQNNVLSSNDVTTKNIILTSNDVTTQNITKTSNDITTQNNIVSSNDVTTQNIILTSNDVTTQNITKTSNDVTTQNNIVSSNDITRTESNTLPNGATTIDNDTSPNDVSTTMSNTLQINVTTQNNILSSNDVTTAESKTNPNACSVTFVNHGAGLKANNPYWTGTLPLADCQNTCKVDMLCGGIGFDSSSSECTISGRAQSKNAKTCPSCSFYHKQCGIDCNLNYTDYLTNEIANPFYATLTVSSFDPCLAACTSDIQCLGVGYDSSLTTAQCLLSENNFPVTVSCKTCRFSGKSCDNSGSIVVNPTTVPQTTSNDVTTKNSNTSPNDATTQYSITSPNGVTTTDSNTIPIDVTQYIKTSPNDVTTKNSDMSQNIGTTSNTNASLADSTTLNSNTSQNDATTQNSSTSSNNVTYQDSNTSLNDETTKTSFTSTSDLTPNVSNTLQNDDTTPTGIASPKYVETDLIYMSTNDVTNKISNTSPNGLATENNSMSAINVTTQNTDTSPNNISITSLNDSPTQFSNLLPNDVTIQYSNTSPNAITTQASTPSQIETTTQIIETSSSEFTTQTSLTSVTDVTIQNGHSSTGVLTTHDTFSHESMTLNIDSSRKTVGVYNYNLTTVQQSSTTTIAVSKTVTDSVVPMSSVSYNVHSTTKYVVGNTSTLCICYCYEDANKSTLVEWTSDMRRNLLIPKDTLSLQTRKLFSASDPRFSSYIIGMTGLSILVCFGVLFLLFDVSKLFAYIFKRYEP, from the exons ATGGCACAGAAGCACAGGCAGCCCTTTCCTACTGGACCGGTTCTCTCTCTCTGGCTGATTGCCAAAACTCATGTGCAGTGGACATATCATGTAGCGGGGTTGGATTTGATTCGTCCTCATCAGCATGCTCAAAAAGTGGGAGATCTCAAAGCAGAAACGCCAGGGGATGTTTTACCTGTTCTTTCTACCACAAGCAATGTGgaacag AGACAGAGTCACTCCTTCCCTATTGGACCGGTTCTCTCTCTCTGGCTGATTGCcaaaacttttgtaaagtggACATATTATGCGGCGGAATTGGATTTGATTCGTCCTCATCAGCATGCTCAAAAAGTGGGAGATCACAAAGCAGAAACGCCAGGAGATGTTTCACCTGTTCTTTCTACCACAAGCAATGCGGAACag TGTCTCGGTCTATCCTATGATTCTTCTTTGACAACTGGTCAGTGTCGTTTATCGGAGAAAAACGTCCCAGGGCCTGGGTCGTGTAACACGTGCAGATTCTTCGGTAAATTCTGTAATAGCAGCGGGTCTAATGTAGTCAATCCGACAACAATGCCACCAACGACATCAAATGATGTCACAAACCAAAACAACATTGAGTCATCAAATGGTGTCACAACCCAGAGCAACATTTTGTCATCAAATGGTGTCACTACAACAGAAAGCAATACGTCACCAAATGGTGCCACAACAATGCATAACAACCATATCACTGTATCAACTATAATTAGCAGTACGTCAGATAATAACGTAACAACTCAAAACAACATTCTGTCATCAAATGAAGTCACAACCCAGAACAACATTTTGTCTTCAAATGATTTCGCAACCCAGAACAACATGGTATCATCAAAAGAAGTCACAACCAAGAACAACATTCTGTCATCAAATGATGTCACTACAACAGAAAGCAATACGTTCCCAAATGGTGCCACAACAATAGATAACGATACCTCACCAAATGATGTATCAACCCTTATTAGCAATACGTCACAGAATGATGCAACAGCTCAGAACAACTTTATGTCATCAAATGATGTTACAACCCGGAGAAACATTATGTCCTCAAATGGTTTCACTACAGTTGAGAGCAATACGTCCCTAAATGGTGCCACTACAGTAGAAAACAATACGTCACCATTTGATTTATCAACCCTAATTAGCAGTACGTTGCACAATGATGTCACAACCCAGAATAACATTCTGTCATCAAATGATGTCACTACTACAGAACTCGATATGTCCCAAAATGGAACCACTTCAAAAGATACCAATACGTCACAAAATGTTGTAGATACCACAATTAGAAATACGACGCACAACGATGTAACAACGCAGAACAACATTATGTCATCAAATGATGTAACAACCCAGAACAACATTGTGTCAAATACTTTCAGTACAACAAAAATCGATACGTCCCCAAATGGAACCACTACAATACATACCAATTCCTCACTAAATAGTGTATCAACCATTATTAGCAATACGTTGCACAGTGATGTAACAAACAAGAACAACATTCTGTCATCAAATATTATCCCAACCCAGAACAACATTGTGTCATCAAATGATGTCACAACCCTGAACAACATTGTGTCATCAAATGATGTCACAACCCAGAACAACATTGTGTCATCAAATGATGTCACTTCAACAGAAAGCAATGCGTCCCCAGATGGTGCCACTACAATAGAAAACGATACCTCACCAAATGATTTATCATCCCTAATAAGCAGTACGTTGCACAATAATGAAACAACCCAGAACAACATTGTGTCATCATATGATGTTATAACCAAGAACAACATAATGTCATCAAATGATGTCACTACAACAGAAAGCAATTCGTCCCCAAATGGTGCCACTACAATTCAAAACAATACCTCACCAAATGATGTATCAACCATAATAAGCAATATGTTGCACAATGATGTCACAACCAAGAACAACATTGTGTCATCAAATGATGTCACAACTCTGAACAACATTGTGTCATCAAATGATGTCACAACCCTGAACAACATTGTGTCATCAAATGATGTCACTAGAACAGAAAGCAATACGTCTCAAAATGGTGCCACTACAATACATAACGATACCTCACCAAATGATGTATCATCCATAATAAGTAAAACGTCACACAATAATGTTACAACCCAGAGCAACATTGAGACGTCAAATGATGTCACAACCAAGAACAACATTATGTCATCAAATGATGTCACAAACCAGATCAACATTGTGTCATCCAGTACTGGAATTACAACAGAAAGCAATAAGTCACTAAAAGGTGCCACTACAATAGATAACTCACCAAATGATTTTTCAACCCAAATAAGCAATACGTCGCACAATGATGTAACAACCCAGAACAGGAAAATGACATCATATGATTTCACAACCCAGAATAACATTATGTCATCATATGATGTCACTTCAACAGAAAGCAATACCTCGCCAAATGGTGCCACTGCAATTCATAATAATACCTCACCGAATGATGTATCAACCATAATTAGCAATACGTCGCACATTGGTGTAACAACCAAGAACAACATTGAGACATCAAATGGTGTCACAACCCAGAACAACACTGTGTCATCAAATGATTTCACAACCCAGAACAACATTGAGACATCAAATGATGTAACAAcgcaaaaaaacattttgtcatCAAATGATTTTACAACCAAGAACAACATTATGTCATCAAATGATGTTACTATCCTGAACAACATTCTGTCATCAAATGATGTCACAACCCAGAACAACATTGTGTCATTAAACGAAGTAAAAACCCAGAACAACATTGTGTCATCAAATGATGTTACACCCCTGAACAATATTGTGTCATCAAATGATGTCACAACCAAGAAAAACATTGAGACATCAAATGATGTCACAATCCAGAACAACATTGTTTTATCAAATGATGTCACAACGCAGAACAACAATATGTCATCAAATGACATCACTTTAACAGAAATCAGTACGTCACAAAATGGTTCCACTACAATTCAAGACAATACGTCACCAAATGATGTATCAACCATAATAAGCAATATGTCGCACAATGATATAACAACCCAGAACAACGTTGTGTATTCAAATGATGTCACAAcccagaacattattttgacaTCAAATGATGTCACAACTCAGAACATAACTGAGACATCAAATGATATCACAACCCAGAACAACATTGTGTCATCAAATGATGTCACTACCCAATACAACATTGTGTCATCAAATGATGTCACTAAAGCAGAAAGCAGCGCGATACCAAACGGTGCCACTACAATACATAACGATACCTCAACAAATGATGTATCAACAATAATTAGCAATACGTTGCACAATGATGGCACAACCCAGAACGCCATTCTGTCATCAAATGATATCACTACAGCGGAAAGCAATACGTCACTAAATGGTGACACTTCAATAGATAACAATGCGCCACCAAATGATGTAACAACCATAATGAGCAATACCTTGCAAACTGGTGTAACAATCCAGAACAACATTGAGACATCAAATGATGTCACAACCAAGAACAACATTGTGTCATCAAATGTCACTACAACAGAAAGCGATGCGTCCCCAAATGGTGCTACTACAGTACATAACAAAACGTCACCAAATGATGTATCAACCATAATAAGCAATACGTCGCACAATGATATAACAACCCAGAACAACGTTTTGTCATCAAATGATGTCACAAcccagaacattattttgacaTCAAATGATGTCACAACTCGGAACATAACTGAGACATCAAATGATGTCACAACCCAAAACAACATTGTGTCATCAAATGAGGTCACTAGAACAGAAAGCAATACGTCGCTAAATGGTGCCACTACAATACATAACGATACCTCACCAAATGATGTATCAACTATAATTAGCAATACGTTGCACAATGATGGCACAACCCAGAACAAATTTCTGCCATCAAATGATGTCACTACAGCAGAAAGCAATACGTACCCAAATGGTACCACTACAATAGATAACAATGCGTCACCAAATGATGTAACGACCATAATGAGCAATACGTCGCAAACTGGTGTATCAATTCAGAACAACATTGAGACATCAAATGATGTCACAACCAAGAACAACACTGTGTCATCAAATGTCACTACAACAGAAAGCAATGCGTCCCCAAATGGTGCTACTACAGTTCATAACAATACGTCACCAAATGATGTATCAACCATAATAAGCAATACGTCGCACAATGATATAACAACCCAGAACAACGTTTTGTCATCAAATGATGTCACAAccaagaacattattttgacaTCAAATGATGTCACAACTCAGAACATAACTAAGACATCAAATGATATCACAACCCAGAACAACATTGTGTCATCAAATGATGTCACAAcccagaacattattttgacaTCAAATGATGTCACAACTCAGAACATAACTAAGACATCAAATGATGTCACTACCCAAAACAACATTGTGTCATCAAATGATATCACTAGAACAGAAAGCAATACGTTACCAAATGGTGCCACTACAATAGATAACGATACCTCACCAAATGATGTATCAACTACAATGAGCAATACGTTGCAAATTAATGTAACAACCCAGAACAACATTCTGTCATCAAATGATGTCACAACAGCAGAAAGCAAAACGAACCCAAATG CATGTTCCGTAACATTTGTAAATCACGGGGCAGGATTGAAAGCTAACAATCCCTACTGGACTGGTACTCTGCCTCTTGCTGATTGTCAAAACACGTGTAAAGTGGACATGTTATGTGGTGGGATTGGTTTTGATTCGTCCTCGTCAGAATGCACCATATCTGGAAGAGCCCAAAGCAAAAACGCTAAGACCTGCCCCAGCTGTTCGTTTTACCACAAACAATGTGGAATAG ATTGCAACCTAAATTACACCGACTACTTGACCAATGAAATTGCCAATCCGTTTTACGCCACTCTTACCGTATCCAGTTTCGACCCCTGTTTGGCTGCATGCACTTCCGACATTCAGTGCCTGGGAGTTGGCTATGATTCCTCTTTGACAACAGCACAGTGCCTGTTATCAGAAAACAACTTTCCAGTGACTGTATCTTGTAAAACGTGTAGATTCTCTGGTAAATCATGTGATAACAGCGGATCTATTGTAGTCAATCCAACAACAGTGCCACAAACGACATCAAATGATGTTACAACCAAAAACAGCAATACGTCACCAAATGACGCCACAACTCAATACAGCATTACGTCACCAAATGGTGTGACAACAACAGATAGCAACACGATACCTATTGATGTCACTCAATATATCAAAACTTCACCAAATGATGTCACAACCAAAAACAGCGATATGTCACAAAATATTGGCACAACCAGTAATACCAATGCCTCTCTAGCTGATTCGACAACTTTAAACAGTAATACGTCACAAAATGATGCAACGACCCAAAATAGCAGTACGTCGTCAAATAATGTCACTTACCAAGATAGCAATACGTCACTAAATGATGAAACAACCAAAACTAGCTTTACGTCAACCAGTGATCTGACACCTAATGTAAGCAACACGTTACAAAATGATGACACTACACCAACAGGTATCGCATCACCGAAATATGTCGAAACTGACTTGATCTATATGTCAACAAATGATGTCACAAACAAAATAAGCAACACGTCACCAAACGGTTTAGCAACAGAAAATAACAGTATGTCAGCAATTAATGTCACAACCCAAAATACAGATACATCGCCAAATAATATCAGCATTACCTCATTAAATGATAGCCCAACTCAATTTAGTAATTTGCTACCAAATGATGTCACAATTCAATATAGCAATACTTCACCAAATGCTATAACAACCCAAGCTAGCACTCCATCACAAATTGAAACTACAACTCAAATTATCGAAACGTCATCAAGCGAGTTTACAACTCAAACTAGTTTAACATCAGTAACTGACGTTACTATTCAAAATGGACACTCCTCAACTGGTGTTCTTACAACTCACGATACGTTCTCGCATGAATCTATGACTCTCAATATTGACTCGTCACGAAAAACTGTAGGTGTATATAACTATAATTTAACAACAGTCCAACAATCATCCACAACAACCATTGCCGTCTCCAAGACAGTGACGGACTCAGTTGTCCCTATGAGTTCAGTTTCATACAATGTGCATTCGACCACAAAATATGTTGTAGGAAACACCTCTACCCTATGCATCTGCTACTGTTACGAAGATGCTAACAAATCAACTCTGGTGGAATGGACATCAGATATGAGGAGGAATCTGCTGATACCAAAGGATACCTTATCGTTGCAAACACGTAAACTTTTCTCCGCCTCAGACCCGCGTTTTTCTTCGTATATAATTGGTATGACAGGGTTGtccattttggtttgttttggaGTTCTTTTTCTTCTATTTGATGTTTCCAAACTGTTTGCATACATCTTTAAAAGATACGAACCTTAA